A genomic region of Globicephala melas chromosome 9, mGloMel1.2, whole genome shotgun sequence contains the following coding sequences:
- the CASP2 gene encoding caspase-2 isoform X1 gives MAAPSAGPRSAFPQKGLMTADRGRRILGVYGMHPDHQEALKKNRVVLAKQLLLSELLEHLLEKDIITLEMREHIQAKVCSFSQNVELLNLLPKRGPQAFDAFCVALRETKQGHLEDLLLTTLAGLQHIPPPVWSPRHVLRCDYHLRLPFPVCESCPPRKQRRLSPDTVEHSLDHGDGPPSLQVKSCTPEFYQAHYQLAYRLQSRPRGLALVLSNVHFTGEKDLEFRSGGDVDHSTLVTLFKLLGYKVHVLLDQTAQEMQEKLRDFAQLPAHRVMDSCIVALLSHGMEGGVYGVDGTLLQLQEVFRLFDNANCPSLQNKPKMFFIQACRGDETDRGVDQQDGKNHERSPECEESDASKEEGLKMRLPTRSDMICGYACLRGTAAMRNTKRGSWYVEALTQVFCERACDKHVADMLVEVNALIKEREGYAPGTEFHRCKEMSEYCSTLCRHLYLFPGHPPT, from the exons ATGGCGGCGCCGAGCGCAGGACCCCGGTCCGCCTTCCCGCAAAAGGGGCTGATGACCGCTGATAGGGGGCGCAG GATACTGGGAGTGTATGGCATGCATCCTGACCATCAGGAAGCTCTCAAAAAGAACCGAGTGGTGCTGGCCAAACAGCTGTTGCTGAGCGAACTGTTAGAACATCTCCTGGAGAAGGACATTATCACCTTGGAAATGAGGGAGCACATTCAG GCCAAGGTGTGCAGTTTCAGCCAGAATGTGGAACTCCTCAACTTGCTGCCCAAGAGGGGCCCCCAGGCTTTTGATGCCTTCTGTGTGGCCCTGAGGGAGACCAAGCAGGGTCACCTGGAGGACCTGTTGCTCACAACCCTGGCTGGTCTTCAGCACATACCCCCACCGGTATGGAGCCCTAGACACGTG TTGCGCTGCGACTACCACTTGCGTCTCCCTTTCCCGGTGTGTGAGTCCTGCCCCCCCCGCAAGCAGCGCCGCCTGTCCCCAG ATACAGTGGAACACTCCCTAGACCATGGAGATGGGCCTCCCAGCCTTCAGGTGAAGTCTTGCACTCCTGAGTTTTATCAAGCGCACTACCAGCTG gcctaTAGGTTGCAGTCTCGGCCTCGTGGCCTGGCACTGGTGCTGAGCAACGTGCACTTCACTGGCGAGAAAGACTTGGAATTCCGCTCTGGAGGGGATGTGGACCACAGCACTCTAGTCACCCTCTTCAAGCTCTTGGGCTACAAAGTTCATGTTCTTCTTGACCAGACTGCACAG GAAATGCAAGAGAAGCTCCGGGATTTTGCCCAGCTACCCGCTCACCGTGTCATGGACTCCTGCATAGTGGCGCTCCTCTCCCACGGCATGGAGGGCGGTGTCTATGGCGTGGACGGCACGCTGCTTCAG CTACAAGAGGTTTTCCGGCTGTTTGACAATGCCAACTGCCCGAGCCTACAGAACAAACCGAAAATGTTCTTCATCCAGGCCTGCCGTGGAG ATGAGACGGATCGTGGGGTCGACCAGCAAGACGGGAAGAACCATGAGCGATCCCCTGAGTGCGAGGAGAGCGATGCCAGTAAAGAGGAGGGGCTGAAGATGCGACTGCCCACTCGCTCGGACATGATTTGTGGCTACGCCTGCCTCAGAG GGACCGCTGCCATGCGCAACACCAAGCGGGGCTCCTGGTACGTGGAGGCCCTCACTCAGGTGTTCTGTGAGAGGGCCTGTGACAAGCATGTGGCCGACATGCTCGTGGAG GTGAACGCGCTCATCAAGGAGCGTGAAGGCTACGCCCCGGGCACGGAGTTCCACCGATGCAAGGAGATGTCCGAGTACTGTAGCACTCTGTGCCGCCACCTCTATCTCTTCCCGGGACACCCTCCCACGTGA
- the CASP2 gene encoding caspase-2 isoform X2 encodes MAAPSAGPRSAFPQKGLMTADRGRRILGVYGMHPDHQEALKKNRVVLAKQLLLSELLEHLLEKDIITLEMREHIQAKVCSFSQNVELLNLLPKRGPQAFDAFCVALRETKQGHLEDLLLTTLAGLQHIPPPLRCDYHLRLPFPVCESCPPRKQRRLSPDTVEHSLDHGDGPPSLQVKSCTPEFYQAHYQLAYRLQSRPRGLALVLSNVHFTGEKDLEFRSGGDVDHSTLVTLFKLLGYKVHVLLDQTAQEMQEKLRDFAQLPAHRVMDSCIVALLSHGMEGGVYGVDGTLLQLQEVFRLFDNANCPSLQNKPKMFFIQACRGDETDRGVDQQDGKNHERSPECEESDASKEEGLKMRLPTRSDMICGYACLRGTAAMRNTKRGSWYVEALTQVFCERACDKHVADMLVEVNALIKEREGYAPGTEFHRCKEMSEYCSTLCRHLYLFPGHPPT; translated from the exons ATGGCGGCGCCGAGCGCAGGACCCCGGTCCGCCTTCCCGCAAAAGGGGCTGATGACCGCTGATAGGGGGCGCAG GATACTGGGAGTGTATGGCATGCATCCTGACCATCAGGAAGCTCTCAAAAAGAACCGAGTGGTGCTGGCCAAACAGCTGTTGCTGAGCGAACTGTTAGAACATCTCCTGGAGAAGGACATTATCACCTTGGAAATGAGGGAGCACATTCAG GCCAAGGTGTGCAGTTTCAGCCAGAATGTGGAACTCCTCAACTTGCTGCCCAAGAGGGGCCCCCAGGCTTTTGATGCCTTCTGTGTGGCCCTGAGGGAGACCAAGCAGGGTCACCTGGAGGACCTGTTGCTCACAACCCTGGCTGGTCTTCAGCACATACCCCCACCG TTGCGCTGCGACTACCACTTGCGTCTCCCTTTCCCGGTGTGTGAGTCCTGCCCCCCCCGCAAGCAGCGCCGCCTGTCCCCAG ATACAGTGGAACACTCCCTAGACCATGGAGATGGGCCTCCCAGCCTTCAGGTGAAGTCTTGCACTCCTGAGTTTTATCAAGCGCACTACCAGCTG gcctaTAGGTTGCAGTCTCGGCCTCGTGGCCTGGCACTGGTGCTGAGCAACGTGCACTTCACTGGCGAGAAAGACTTGGAATTCCGCTCTGGAGGGGATGTGGACCACAGCACTCTAGTCACCCTCTTCAAGCTCTTGGGCTACAAAGTTCATGTTCTTCTTGACCAGACTGCACAG GAAATGCAAGAGAAGCTCCGGGATTTTGCCCAGCTACCCGCTCACCGTGTCATGGACTCCTGCATAGTGGCGCTCCTCTCCCACGGCATGGAGGGCGGTGTCTATGGCGTGGACGGCACGCTGCTTCAG CTACAAGAGGTTTTCCGGCTGTTTGACAATGCCAACTGCCCGAGCCTACAGAACAAACCGAAAATGTTCTTCATCCAGGCCTGCCGTGGAG ATGAGACGGATCGTGGGGTCGACCAGCAAGACGGGAAGAACCATGAGCGATCCCCTGAGTGCGAGGAGAGCGATGCCAGTAAAGAGGAGGGGCTGAAGATGCGACTGCCCACTCGCTCGGACATGATTTGTGGCTACGCCTGCCTCAGAG GGACCGCTGCCATGCGCAACACCAAGCGGGGCTCCTGGTACGTGGAGGCCCTCACTCAGGTGTTCTGTGAGAGGGCCTGTGACAAGCATGTGGCCGACATGCTCGTGGAG GTGAACGCGCTCATCAAGGAGCGTGAAGGCTACGCCCCGGGCACGGAGTTCCACCGATGCAAGGAGATGTCCGAGTACTGTAGCACTCTGTGCCGCCACCTCTATCTCTTCCCGGGACACCCTCCCACGTGA
- the CASP2 gene encoding caspase-2 isoform X3, which produces MHPDHQEALKKNRVVLAKQLLLSELLEHLLEKDIITLEMREHIQAKVCSFSQNVELLNLLPKRGPQAFDAFCVALRETKQGHLEDLLLTTLAGLQHIPPPVWSPRHVLRCDYHLRLPFPVCESCPPRKQRRLSPDTVEHSLDHGDGPPSLQVKSCTPEFYQAHYQLAYRLQSRPRGLALVLSNVHFTGEKDLEFRSGGDVDHSTLVTLFKLLGYKVHVLLDQTAQEMQEKLRDFAQLPAHRVMDSCIVALLSHGMEGGVYGVDGTLLQLQEVFRLFDNANCPSLQNKPKMFFIQACRGDETDRGVDQQDGKNHERSPECEESDASKEEGLKMRLPTRSDMICGYACLRGTAAMRNTKRGSWYVEALTQVFCERACDKHVADMLVEVNALIKEREGYAPGTEFHRCKEMSEYCSTLCRHLYLFPGHPPT; this is translated from the exons ATGCATCCTGACCATCAGGAAGCTCTCAAAAAGAACCGAGTGGTGCTGGCCAAACAGCTGTTGCTGAGCGAACTGTTAGAACATCTCCTGGAGAAGGACATTATCACCTTGGAAATGAGGGAGCACATTCAG GCCAAGGTGTGCAGTTTCAGCCAGAATGTGGAACTCCTCAACTTGCTGCCCAAGAGGGGCCCCCAGGCTTTTGATGCCTTCTGTGTGGCCCTGAGGGAGACCAAGCAGGGTCACCTGGAGGACCTGTTGCTCACAACCCTGGCTGGTCTTCAGCACATACCCCCACCGGTATGGAGCCCTAGACACGTG TTGCGCTGCGACTACCACTTGCGTCTCCCTTTCCCGGTGTGTGAGTCCTGCCCCCCCCGCAAGCAGCGCCGCCTGTCCCCAG ATACAGTGGAACACTCCCTAGACCATGGAGATGGGCCTCCCAGCCTTCAGGTGAAGTCTTGCACTCCTGAGTTTTATCAAGCGCACTACCAGCTG gcctaTAGGTTGCAGTCTCGGCCTCGTGGCCTGGCACTGGTGCTGAGCAACGTGCACTTCACTGGCGAGAAAGACTTGGAATTCCGCTCTGGAGGGGATGTGGACCACAGCACTCTAGTCACCCTCTTCAAGCTCTTGGGCTACAAAGTTCATGTTCTTCTTGACCAGACTGCACAG GAAATGCAAGAGAAGCTCCGGGATTTTGCCCAGCTACCCGCTCACCGTGTCATGGACTCCTGCATAGTGGCGCTCCTCTCCCACGGCATGGAGGGCGGTGTCTATGGCGTGGACGGCACGCTGCTTCAG CTACAAGAGGTTTTCCGGCTGTTTGACAATGCCAACTGCCCGAGCCTACAGAACAAACCGAAAATGTTCTTCATCCAGGCCTGCCGTGGAG ATGAGACGGATCGTGGGGTCGACCAGCAAGACGGGAAGAACCATGAGCGATCCCCTGAGTGCGAGGAGAGCGATGCCAGTAAAGAGGAGGGGCTGAAGATGCGACTGCCCACTCGCTCGGACATGATTTGTGGCTACGCCTGCCTCAGAG GGACCGCTGCCATGCGCAACACCAAGCGGGGCTCCTGGTACGTGGAGGCCCTCACTCAGGTGTTCTGTGAGAGGGCCTGTGACAAGCATGTGGCCGACATGCTCGTGGAG GTGAACGCGCTCATCAAGGAGCGTGAAGGCTACGCCCCGGGCACGGAGTTCCACCGATGCAAGGAGATGTCCGAGTACTGTAGCACTCTGTGCCGCCACCTCTATCTCTTCCCGGGACACCCTCCCACGTGA
- the CASP2 gene encoding caspase-2 isoform X4, translating into MAAPSAGPRSAFPQKGLMTADRGRRILGVYGMHPDHQEALKKNRVVLAKQLLLSELLEHLLEKDIITLEMREHIQAKVCSFSQNVELLNLLPKRGPQAFDAFCVALRETKQGHLEDLLLTTLAGLQHIPPPVWSPRHVLRCDYHLRLPFPVCESCPPRKQRRLSPDTVEHSLDHGDGPPSLQVKSCTPEFYQAHYQLAYRLQSRPRGLALVLSNVHFTGEKDLEFRSGGDVDHSTLVTLFKLLGYKVHVLLDQTAQEMQEKLRDFAQLPAHRVMDSCIVALLSHGMEGGVYGVDGTLLQLQEVFRLFDNANCPSLQNKPKMFFIQACRGGAIGSLGHLLLFTAATASLAL; encoded by the exons ATGGCGGCGCCGAGCGCAGGACCCCGGTCCGCCTTCCCGCAAAAGGGGCTGATGACCGCTGATAGGGGGCGCAG GATACTGGGAGTGTATGGCATGCATCCTGACCATCAGGAAGCTCTCAAAAAGAACCGAGTGGTGCTGGCCAAACAGCTGTTGCTGAGCGAACTGTTAGAACATCTCCTGGAGAAGGACATTATCACCTTGGAAATGAGGGAGCACATTCAG GCCAAGGTGTGCAGTTTCAGCCAGAATGTGGAACTCCTCAACTTGCTGCCCAAGAGGGGCCCCCAGGCTTTTGATGCCTTCTGTGTGGCCCTGAGGGAGACCAAGCAGGGTCACCTGGAGGACCTGTTGCTCACAACCCTGGCTGGTCTTCAGCACATACCCCCACCGGTATGGAGCCCTAGACACGTG TTGCGCTGCGACTACCACTTGCGTCTCCCTTTCCCGGTGTGTGAGTCCTGCCCCCCCCGCAAGCAGCGCCGCCTGTCCCCAG ATACAGTGGAACACTCCCTAGACCATGGAGATGGGCCTCCCAGCCTTCAGGTGAAGTCTTGCACTCCTGAGTTTTATCAAGCGCACTACCAGCTG gcctaTAGGTTGCAGTCTCGGCCTCGTGGCCTGGCACTGGTGCTGAGCAACGTGCACTTCACTGGCGAGAAAGACTTGGAATTCCGCTCTGGAGGGGATGTGGACCACAGCACTCTAGTCACCCTCTTCAAGCTCTTGGGCTACAAAGTTCATGTTCTTCTTGACCAGACTGCACAG GAAATGCAAGAGAAGCTCCGGGATTTTGCCCAGCTACCCGCTCACCGTGTCATGGACTCCTGCATAGTGGCGCTCCTCTCCCACGGCATGGAGGGCGGTGTCTATGGCGTGGACGGCACGCTGCTTCAG CTACAAGAGGTTTTCCGGCTGTTTGACAATGCCAACTGCCCGAGCCTACAGAACAAACCGAAAATGTTCTTCATCCAGGCCTGCCGTGGAG GTGCTATCGGATCCCTTGGGCACCTCCTTCTGTTCACTGCTGCCACCGCCTCTCTTGCTCT ATGA
- the CASP2 gene encoding caspase-2 isoform X5, with protein sequence MAAPSAGPRSAFPQKGLMTADRGRRILGVYGMHPDHQEALKKNRVVLAKQLLLSELLEHLLEKDIITLEMREHIQAKVCSFSQNVELLNLLPKRGPQAFDAFCVALRETKQGHLEDLLLTTLAGLQHIPPPLRCDYHLRLPFPVCESCPPRKQRRLSPDTVEHSLDHGDGPPSLQVKSCTPEFYQAHYQLAYRLQSRPRGLALVLSNVHFTGEKDLEFRSGGDVDHSTLVTLFKLLGYKVHVLLDQTAQEMQEKLRDFAQLPAHRVMDSCIVALLSHGMEGGVYGVDGTLLQLQEVFRLFDNANCPSLQNKPKMFFIQACRGGAIGSLGHLLLFTAATASLAL encoded by the exons ATGGCGGCGCCGAGCGCAGGACCCCGGTCCGCCTTCCCGCAAAAGGGGCTGATGACCGCTGATAGGGGGCGCAG GATACTGGGAGTGTATGGCATGCATCCTGACCATCAGGAAGCTCTCAAAAAGAACCGAGTGGTGCTGGCCAAACAGCTGTTGCTGAGCGAACTGTTAGAACATCTCCTGGAGAAGGACATTATCACCTTGGAAATGAGGGAGCACATTCAG GCCAAGGTGTGCAGTTTCAGCCAGAATGTGGAACTCCTCAACTTGCTGCCCAAGAGGGGCCCCCAGGCTTTTGATGCCTTCTGTGTGGCCCTGAGGGAGACCAAGCAGGGTCACCTGGAGGACCTGTTGCTCACAACCCTGGCTGGTCTTCAGCACATACCCCCACCG TTGCGCTGCGACTACCACTTGCGTCTCCCTTTCCCGGTGTGTGAGTCCTGCCCCCCCCGCAAGCAGCGCCGCCTGTCCCCAG ATACAGTGGAACACTCCCTAGACCATGGAGATGGGCCTCCCAGCCTTCAGGTGAAGTCTTGCACTCCTGAGTTTTATCAAGCGCACTACCAGCTG gcctaTAGGTTGCAGTCTCGGCCTCGTGGCCTGGCACTGGTGCTGAGCAACGTGCACTTCACTGGCGAGAAAGACTTGGAATTCCGCTCTGGAGGGGATGTGGACCACAGCACTCTAGTCACCCTCTTCAAGCTCTTGGGCTACAAAGTTCATGTTCTTCTTGACCAGACTGCACAG GAAATGCAAGAGAAGCTCCGGGATTTTGCCCAGCTACCCGCTCACCGTGTCATGGACTCCTGCATAGTGGCGCTCCTCTCCCACGGCATGGAGGGCGGTGTCTATGGCGTGGACGGCACGCTGCTTCAG CTACAAGAGGTTTTCCGGCTGTTTGACAATGCCAACTGCCCGAGCCTACAGAACAAACCGAAAATGTTCTTCATCCAGGCCTGCCGTGGAG GTGCTATCGGATCCCTTGGGCACCTCCTTCTGTTCACTGCTGCCACCGCCTCTCTTGCTCTGTAA
- the TMEM139 gene encoding transmembrane protein 139 isoform X2: MVPSQFWGTLEKPLLFLCCTSFLLGLAFLGIRPDIAPVAYFFLTLGGFFLLACLLACVLEWGSRSVQTESPGASSNARDNEAFEVPTYEEATVLESQCHPPGADQPPSYTSVVIPPELEVRQPSHPEEPRRARLDRRVGSEGSVISGSPGRPPVSLRLRGPRVASTVPDLQSLWVPPKLEPLTPPPAYDVSFGHLDDDVFYGNNWTPH; encoded by the exons aTGGTGCCAAGCCAATTCTGGGGGACTCTGGAGAAGCCGCTTCTCTTCCTGTGTTGCACCTCCTTCCTCCTGGGGCTGGCTTTCCTGGGGATACGGCCGGACATCGCCCCTGTTGCTTATTTCTTTCTCACCTTGGGTGGCTTCTTTTTGTTGGCCTGCCTCCTGGCCTGTGTTTTGGAATGGGGGTCTCGATCAGTGCAGACCGAGAGCCCAGGGGCCTCAAGCAATGCACG GGACAATGAAGCCTTTGAGGTGCCAACCTATGAAGAGGCCACAGTGTTGGAATCACAGTGCCACCCCCCAGGGGCGGATCAACCACCCTCCTACACCAGTGTTGTAATCCCCCCAGAACTTGAGGTGAGACAGCCTAGCCATCCAGAGGAGCCCAGGAGAGCCAGACTGGACAGGCGAGTGGGCTCAGAGGGGTCTGTGATCTCAGGAAGCCCTGGAAGACCTCCAGTCAGCCTGCGGCTTCGGGGACCACGAGTTGCGTCCACTGTTCCTGATCTGCAGAGCTTGTGGGTGCCCCCCAAATTGGAACCTCTTACTCCACCCCCTGCCTACGATGTCAGCTTTGGTCACCTCGATGATGATGTTTTCTATGGAAACAACTGGACACCCCACTAA
- the TMEM139 gene encoding transmembrane protein 139 isoform X1 yields MLTLKSNLAVMPIASLDTTAVCLFAGAWGGAMVPSQFWGTLEKPLLFLCCTSFLLGLAFLGIRPDIAPVAYFFLTLGGFFLLACLLACVLEWGSRSVQTESPGASSNARDNEAFEVPTYEEATVLESQCHPPGADQPPSYTSVVIPPELEVRQPSHPEEPRRARLDRRVGSEGSVISGSPGRPPVSLRLRGPRVASTVPDLQSLWVPPKLEPLTPPPAYDVSFGHLDDDVFYGNNWTPH; encoded by the exons ATGCTTACTTTGAAATCTAACCTAGCGGTGATGCCAATTGCTAGTTTAGACACAACAGCTGTGTGTCTTTTTgcaggagcctggggaggggccaTGGTGCCAAGCCAATTCTGGGGGACTCTGGAGAAGCCGCTTCTCTTCCTGTGTTGCACCTCCTTCCTCCTGGGGCTGGCTTTCCTGGGGATACGGCCGGACATCGCCCCTGTTGCTTATTTCTTTCTCACCTTGGGTGGCTTCTTTTTGTTGGCCTGCCTCCTGGCCTGTGTTTTGGAATGGGGGTCTCGATCAGTGCAGACCGAGAGCCCAGGGGCCTCAAGCAATGCACG GGACAATGAAGCCTTTGAGGTGCCAACCTATGAAGAGGCCACAGTGTTGGAATCACAGTGCCACCCCCCAGGGGCGGATCAACCACCCTCCTACACCAGTGTTGTAATCCCCCCAGAACTTGAGGTGAGACAGCCTAGCCATCCAGAGGAGCCCAGGAGAGCCAGACTGGACAGGCGAGTGGGCTCAGAGGGGTCTGTGATCTCAGGAAGCCCTGGAAGACCTCCAGTCAGCCTGCGGCTTCGGGGACCACGAGTTGCGTCCACTGTTCCTGATCTGCAGAGCTTGTGGGTGCCCCCCAAATTGGAACCTCTTACTCCACCCCCTGCCTACGATGTCAGCTTTGGTCACCTCGATGATGATGTTTTCTATGGAAACAACTGGACACCCCACTAA